Proteins found in one Streptococcus anginosus subsp. whileyi MAS624 genomic segment:
- a CDS encoding AraC family transcriptional regulator, translating into MDLGTLHKDIVYKNQGTPYSLTRTITRNGQPDILFHWHTDIELIYVHEGTAQFHIDYDYFNSEAGDIILIRPNALHSIHPIENRRHYMDALNFHLDLMGYSTMDQASIDYLQPLYNGQLDFVHVIKPNQPAYTDIRQCLLDAMKIGYYRTKYFEFQLKAQLNQLFYLLFENGYVISKEQTLEGYRKEEKIRTIIDYISAHYQEEITIDQLAKICGYSDTHFMNFFKKHLGVSCIEYVIQFRLRKAAELLQHSTLPILEIATQSGFNNLSNFNRQFKKYYQLTPSQYRKK; encoded by the coding sequence ATGGATCTGGGAACATTACATAAAGATATCGTTTACAAAAACCAAGGTACTCCGTACTCTCTCACACGAACCATTACCCGAAATGGTCAACCAGACATTCTCTTTCATTGGCATACGGATATTGAACTGATTTACGTCCATGAGGGGACAGCACAGTTTCACATTGATTATGATTACTTTAATAGTGAAGCAGGTGATATTATCCTTATTCGTCCCAATGCCCTTCACTCGATTCACCCGATTGAAAATCGCCGCCATTACATGGATGCTCTCAACTTTCATTTGGATTTGATGGGCTATTCTACTATGGATCAAGCCAGTATTGACTATTTGCAGCCACTTTACAATGGACAATTAGATTTTGTACACGTCATCAAGCCCAATCAACCAGCCTATACAGACATTCGGCAATGTTTACTTGATGCTATGAAAATAGGCTATTATCGTACAAAATATTTTGAATTTCAACTCAAAGCCCAGCTCAATCAACTCTTTTATCTTTTATTTGAAAATGGTTATGTCATTTCAAAAGAGCAAACCTTAGAAGGCTATCGCAAGGAAGAAAAAATCCGTACCATTATTGACTATATCAGCGCTCATTATCAAGAAGAGATCACTATTGACCAACTTGCCAAAATTTGTGGTTATAGCGATACGCATTTCATGAATTTCTTTAAAAAACATTTGGGGGTGTCTTGTATAGAATATGTGATTCAATTTCGCTTGCGAAAAGCGGCTGAACTCTTGCAGCATTCTACCTTACCCATCTTAGAAATTGCTACACAGTCTGGCTTTAACAATCTCTCTAACTTCAATCGGCAGTTTAAAAAGTATTACCAACTAACTCCTAGTCAATATCGTAAAAAATAA
- a CDS encoding VOC family protein — translation MKIEHAALYVRDLEGTKRFFETYFEAKSNQLYHNQKTGFQSYFLSFDEGARLEIMTRKEGLAENNQELLFLGYHHLAFSLGSKEKVDELTVRLQADGYQLLSGPRLTGDGYYESCILGLEGNQIELTV, via the coding sequence ATGAAGATTGAGCACGCAGCCCTTTATGTTCGAGATTTAGAAGGGACTAAACGCTTCTTTGAAACCTATTTTGAAGCGAAAAGTAATCAGCTTTACCATAATCAAAAAACAGGTTTTCAGTCTTACTTCCTCAGCTTTGACGAAGGGGCGAGATTGGAAATCATGACTCGAAAGGAAGGTTTAGCAGAGAACAACCAAGAACTTCTCTTTTTGGGCTATCATCATTTAGCTTTCAGTCTAGGAAGCAAGGAAAAGGTAGATGAATTGACAGTTAGGCTCCAAGCAGATGGTTATCAACTTTTAAGCGGTCCACGCCTGACAGGTGATGGTTACTATGAAAGCTGCATTCTGGGTTTAGAAGGCAATCAGATTGAGTTGACCGTATAA
- a CDS encoding glycoside hydrolase family 1 protein: MGKFPADFLWGGATAANQYEGAYDVDGKGLSVQDVTPKGGIPANAGDLNPLITDKPTADNLKLEGIDFYHRYKEDIALFAEMGFKVYRTSIAWSRIFPNGDETEPNEAGLKFYDDLFDELAKYNIEPLVTLSHYETPLHLARQYNGWANRDLIGFYERYVRTVFTRYKDKVNYWLTFNEINSVLHAPFMSGGIATPVEELSKQDLYQAVHHELVASALATKIGHEINPDFKIGCMVLAMPTYPMTPKPEDVLAAREFENQNYLFSDIHARGKYPAYMNRFFKENGIKIQFAPGDKKLMAEHTVDFISFSYYMSVVQAHDPESYSSGRGNVLGGLQNPYLASSEWGWQVDPIGLRLVLNAFYDRYQLPLFIVENGLGAKDVLVDGPNGPTVEDDYRIDYLKQHLQQVGEAIEDGVELWGYTTWGCIDLVSASTAQMSKRYGFIYVDRNDDGTGTLARYKKKSFDWYKEVIATNGGKLYED; this comes from the coding sequence ATGGGTAAATTTCCAGCAGATTTTCTTTGGGGTGGTGCAACAGCTGCCAATCAATACGAGGGTGCTTACGATGTGGACGGTAAAGGTCTTTCGGTTCAAGATGTGACGCCAAAAGGTGGCATACCAGCTAATGCAGGTGATCTCAATCCTTTGATTACAGATAAGCCAACAGCTGATAACCTAAAATTGGAAGGAATTGACTTTTATCATCGTTACAAAGAAGATATTGCCCTTTTTGCAGAAATGGGCTTCAAGGTTTATCGTACTTCTATTGCTTGGTCACGGATTTTTCCAAATGGTGATGAAACGGAGCCAAATGAAGCAGGTCTAAAGTTTTATGACGACCTTTTTGATGAATTGGCCAAATATAACATTGAACCTTTGGTGACTTTGTCACATTATGAAACACCTTTGCATTTGGCGCGTCAGTATAATGGTTGGGCAAATCGTGATTTGATTGGCTTTTATGAGCGCTATGTTCGTACCGTCTTTACTCGTTACAAAGACAAGGTGAACTATTGGTTGACCTTTAATGAAATCAACTCTGTTTTACATGCGCCGTTTATGAGTGGAGGGATTGCAACTCCAGTAGAAGAATTGTCCAAACAAGATCTTTATCAAGCTGTTCATCACGAACTAGTGGCATCAGCTCTTGCAACTAAAATTGGGCATGAAATCAATCCAGATTTTAAGATTGGGTGTATGGTGCTAGCTATGCCGACTTATCCGATGACGCCAAAACCAGAGGATGTACTGGCTGCCCGTGAGTTTGAAAATCAGAATTATCTCTTTTCAGATATTCATGCGCGTGGTAAATATCCAGCATATATGAACCGTTTTTTCAAGGAAAATGGAATCAAGATTCAATTTGCGCCGGGTGATAAGAAATTGATGGCAGAACATACCGTGGACTTCATCTCCTTCTCTTATTATATGAGTGTGGTTCAAGCTCATGACCCAGAAAGTTATTCTTCTGGTCGTGGAAATGTTCTAGGTGGTCTGCAAAACCCTTATCTGGCAAGTTCTGAATGGGGTTGGCAAGTTGACCCAATTGGTCTGCGTCTAGTTCTCAATGCTTTCTATGACCGCTACCAGTTGCCACTCTTTATCGTAGAAAATGGTCTCGGTGCTAAAGATGTCTTGGTAGATGGTCCTAATGGTCCAACTGTTGAAGATGATTATCGTATTGATTATCTTAAACAACATTTGCAACAGGTCGGCGAAGCGATTGAAGATGGTGTTGAGCTCTGGGGCTATACCACTTGGGGCTGTATTGACCTCGTGTCTGCTTCAACAGCTCAGATGAGCAAGCGTTACGGATTTATCTATGTTGACCGAAACGACGATGGAACAGGGACTTTGGCTCGCTACAAGAAGAAATCATTTGACTGGTACAAAGAAGTCATTGCAACGAACGGAGGAAAACTCTATGAAGATTGA